The Euphorbia lathyris chromosome 2, ddEupLath1.1, whole genome shotgun sequence genome includes a window with the following:
- the LOC136219870 gene encoding sugar transporter ERD6-like 16 isoform X2, which translates to MVLLSSLVAICGSFQFGICVGYSAPTQAAIMESLNLTTAQYSMFGSILTIGAMLGAITSGPITDYFGRKGAMRFSSIICISGWLAVFFSKNYLWLDVGRFLTGFGIGVFSFVVPVFIAEIAPKNLRGRLTTLNQLMIVIGGSASFLIGSIISWRALALTAISPCILLLAGLFFVPESPRWLMKVGQEKEFLASLQKLRGKDADVTREANEIQLNIETLGSEPETRFLDLFQRQYIRFVFVGVALMVFQQFVGINGIQFYVSETFVSAGLSSGTMGTIAYALVQVPITIFGALLLDKSGRKPLIMVSAAGTFLGSFLTGVSFFLKANSLLPGLVPIMAVSGVLIYIAGFSMGMGAVPWLIMSEIFPINIKGVAGSLVTLVNWVGAWLVSYTFNFLMGWSASGTFFLYSGFSLLSILFVAKFVPETKGKTLEEIQDYMTL; encoded by the exons ATGGTTCTTCTTAGTTCACTAGTTGCTATTTGTGGATCCTTTCAATTTGGAATTTGT GTGGGCTACTCAGCACCCACTCAAGCTGCAATCATGGAAAGTCTTAATCTAACTACAGCTCAG TACTCCATGTTCGGTTCTATACTAACAATTGGTGCAATGCTCGGTGCTATCACAAGTGGTCCGATCACTGACTATTTCGGTCGAAAAGGG GCAATGAGATTTTCGTCCATAATTTGCATCTCCGGATGGCTAGCTGTTTTCTTCTCTAAA AATTATTTGTGGCTTGATGTGGGAAGGTTTTTAACTGGTTTTGGTATTGGAGttttctcctttgtg GTTCCGGTATTCATAGCAGAAATAGCGCCGAAGAATCTGCGCGGAAGGCTTACCACATTGAATCAG CTCATGATTGTAATTGGAGGATCTGCTTCTTTCTTGATAGGAAGTATCATTTCATGGCGAGCGCTAGCTCTAACAG CTATTAGTCCGTGCATTTTGCTGCTTGCTGGTCTGTTTTTTGTTCCAGAGTCTCCCAGATGGCTG ATGAAAGTTGGCCAAGAAAAGGAATTCCTAGCTTCATTGCAGAAACTTCGCGGGAAAGATGCTGATGTTACTCGTGAAGCCAATGAAATCCAA CTCAACATTGAAACCCTTGGCTCTGAGCCTGAAACTAGATTTCTCGATTTGTTTCAAAGGCAGTACATTCGCTTTGTGTTC GTTGGAGTGGCACTGATGGTGTTCCAGCAGTTTGTAGGAATCAATGGCATTCAGTTTTATGTTAGTGAAACCTTTGTATCAGCCG GACTTTCTTCTGGCACAATGGGGACAATAGCTTATGCTTTAGTTCAG GTTCCAATAACCATATTTGGAGCATTATTATTGGACAAATCTGGAAGAAAACCTCTAATAATG GTTTCTGCAGCTGGGACATTCCTAGGCAGCTTCTTGACCGGAGTTTCGTTCTTTCTCAAG GCAAACAGTTTGTTACCTGGGTTGGTACCTATAATGGCTGTTTCAGGAGTGCTG ATATACATAGCAGGATTTTCAATGGGAATGGGAGCAGTTCCATGGTTAATAATGTCTGAG ATCTTCCCTATAAATATAAAGGGAGTAGCTGGAAGCTTGGTGACACTTGTGAACTGGGTAGGTGCATGGCTAGTTTCTTACACTTTCAACTTTCTTATGGGCTGGAGCGCCTCAG GTACATTCTTCTTGTACTCGGGATTCTCATTATTGAGTATTCTATTTGTGGCAAAGTTCGTGCCAGAAACCAAAGGAAAAACCCTGGAAGAAATTCAGGACTATATGACGTTATAA